Proteins encoded together in one Bacillota bacterium window:
- a CDS encoding type II secretion system GspH family protein, producing MMKPFNKKGVSLVELLASIVIFAIAIGLVAGILTIISNASAKILENGKANTQGQLITRILETRMQDFSPTDYSLCWHNSECIILENHFAYVFDPIQNDVVLEVYDPILEFEMDIEPGEILLDQIPIENDYFSLHSSSNIQITEDSNNVYIVFEIVLESSTANLYTFYAGYTFEILATP from the coding sequence ATGATGAAACCATTCAATAAAAAAGGAGTCAGTTTAGTTGAACTTTTAGCATCTATCGTTATTTTTGCCATTGCAATTGGTTTAGTTGCTGGCATCTTGACAATTATTTCAAATGCATCCGCCAAAATCTTAGAAAATGGTAAAGCAAATACACAAGGACAATTAATTACCAGAATTCTAGAAACTAGGATGCAAGATTTTTCGCCCACGGATTATTCGCTTTGTTGGCATAATTCAGAATGCATTATCCTTGAAAATCATTTTGCTTATGTGTTTGATCCTATTCAAAATGATGTAGTGTTAGAAGTATATGATCCAATTCTTGAATTTGAGATGGATATAGAACCCGGAGAGATTTTGTTAGATCAAATTCCAATCGAAAACGATTACTTTTCTCTTCATTCCAGTAGTAATATTCAAATTACAGAAGACTCAAATAATGTGTATATTGTCTTTGAGATTGTGTTAGAGTCTTCCACTGCTAATTTATATACTTTTTACGCTGGATATACTTTTGAAATATTAGCGACGCCATAA